In Fibrobacter sp. UWB2, one DNA window encodes the following:
- a CDS encoding 1,4-beta-glucanase has protein sequence MFGKISMIGIAALALATSASAEKYEWGNVRFDGGGFVSAVMFHPKAENLLYARTDVGGIYRFDFQNKTWIPLMDFISENDKGLYGTEAFALDPNDPKRIYVLAGTGYFSKGRTAVLRSEDFGATWDTSYVEMLAHGNGMGRQTGEKLAVDPNKGNIIFCGSRTKGLYKSTDYGKTWTSAYKVALSTATESSLNGVNGISFVMFDESQGKNADGSTKTIYIGISETKDNLQVSHDGGATWEAIKGVPTGLMPHRAKIVDGDMYVTFADGPGPYNIASGGFYKYNIAGGTWTDLTPSDSVEHEGSTTKSYEKDKSSYGGVAIDPKDKNHIVISTLGKYTGRHVTKDEKENYGDRIYATTDGGKTWNHGQHYNDIPNIDANGTDWIPGNAIHWAGSLEINPFNNKQAWVTSGNGIFMTEDVSAKVPLWKFMSKGIEETVPLDIVSIPGGPLVTAIGDYDGAVYTDIKQSAQRHKPTIGTTESMGYAPLTGSLVRTGVITVYGKYDSQNFNVMYRSDDMGKTWDSVKTTLKGPKGLVVLSADGKIMLHRPDQGATVYRSDDNGASWTAVETGTQTNYSRIVADPVDPKTFYVMGGMGSLYRSTDGGKTFAETEARLQNEQAGEYYNGGGLIRTVPKREGHLWVPMDQSQVWQPKGFTEYGLAYTEDGGKSWNRCEGASTAIAVGIGKAKEGSDYETIFIWGAAKSGDPIGIYRSTDKCKTFERVNDDMHQFGGPGNGNFVQGDMNNFGVVYMSTVGRGTIVGAPEGTEFVEVTPTGLNTAKISLGKVTLTQQNRTLQVNVPSESKLEVIALNGKTLLTADVNGNRSVSLKKLPTGKYIAKVVGTNGKLLLKKAIAIK, from the coding sequence ATGTTTGGTAAAATTTCAATGATCGGCATCGCCGCACTCGCCCTCGCCACAAGCGCAAGCGCCGAAAAGTACGAATGGGGCAACGTCCGCTTCGATGGTGGCGGATTCGTTTCTGCCGTGATGTTCCACCCCAAGGCCGAGAATTTGCTTTACGCCCGCACTGACGTGGGCGGTATCTATCGCTTCGATTTTCAAAATAAGACTTGGATTCCGCTGATGGACTTCATCTCGGAAAACGACAAGGGCCTTTACGGTACCGAAGCCTTTGCTCTCGACCCCAACGATCCCAAGCGCATTTACGTGCTCGCAGGTACCGGCTATTTCAGCAAGGGCCGCACGGCCGTGCTCCGCAGTGAAGACTTCGGCGCCACCTGGGACACTAGCTATGTGGAAATGCTCGCCCACGGTAACGGCATGGGCCGCCAGACCGGCGAAAAGCTCGCCGTGGACCCCAACAAGGGAAACATCATCTTCTGCGGTAGCCGCACCAAGGGACTTTACAAGAGTACCGACTACGGCAAGACCTGGACAAGCGCCTACAAGGTCGCCCTTTCTACCGCCACAGAATCCAGCCTGAACGGCGTGAACGGCATCAGCTTTGTGATGTTCGACGAATCGCAGGGCAAGAACGCCGACGGCTCCACCAAGACCATCTACATCGGCATTTCCGAAACCAAGGATAATTTGCAAGTCAGCCACGACGGCGGCGCTACCTGGGAAGCCATCAAGGGCGTCCCCACTGGACTCATGCCGCACCGTGCAAAGATTGTCGACGGCGACATGTACGTGACATTTGCTGACGGCCCCGGTCCGTATAACATCGCAAGTGGTGGTTTTTACAAGTACAATATCGCTGGAGGCACGTGGACCGACCTTACCCCGAGCGATTCCGTGGAACACGAAGGCAGCACCACCAAGAGCTACGAAAAGGACAAGAGCTCTTACGGCGGCGTCGCCATTGACCCCAAAGACAAGAACCACATTGTGATTTCGACGCTGGGCAAGTACACCGGCCGCCATGTGACCAAAGACGAAAAGGAAAACTACGGCGACCGCATCTATGCCACCACTGACGGCGGCAAGACCTGGAATCACGGACAGCATTACAACGACATTCCGAACATTGACGCCAACGGCACCGACTGGATCCCGGGCAATGCCATCCACTGGGCAGGTTCCCTCGAAATCAACCCGTTCAACAACAAGCAGGCCTGGGTCACTAGCGGTAACGGCATCTTCATGACCGAAGACGTCTCCGCAAAGGTTCCCCTTTGGAAGTTCATGTCCAAGGGTATCGAAGAAACTGTGCCCCTCGACATCGTGAGCATTCCGGGAGGCCCGCTGGTCACCGCTATTGGCGACTACGACGGCGCCGTTTATACAGACATCAAGCAGAGCGCACAGCGCCACAAGCCAACCATCGGCACCACCGAAAGCATGGGTTACGCCCCGCTCACCGGAAGCTTGGTTCGCACAGGTGTGATTACCGTTTACGGCAAGTACGATTCTCAGAATTTCAACGTGATGTACCGCAGCGATGACATGGGCAAGACATGGGACAGCGTAAAAACAACCCTCAAAGGCCCGAAGGGCTTGGTGGTACTTTCCGCTGACGGCAAAATCATGCTGCACCGCCCAGACCAGGGCGCAACAGTTTACCGCTCCGATGACAATGGCGCCTCTTGGACTGCTGTTGAAACCGGCACCCAGACAAACTATTCCCGCATTGTTGCTGACCCGGTGGACCCCAAAACGTTCTACGTCATGGGCGGCATGGGATCGCTTTACAGATCTACTGACGGCGGCAAGACTTTTGCAGAAACTGAAGCCCGTTTGCAGAACGAACAGGCTGGCGAATACTACAACGGTGGCGGCCTTATCCGCACCGTTCCCAAGAGAGAAGGACATCTGTGGGTTCCGATGGACCAGTCACAAGTTTGGCAACCGAAGGGCTTCACGGAATACGGCCTTGCTTACACAGAAGACGGAGGCAAGAGCTGGAACCGCTGCGAAGGCGCTTCTACCGCAATCGCCGTGGGCATCGGCAAGGCCAAAGAAGGCAGCGACTACGAAACGATTTTCATCTGGGGTGCTGCAAAGTCCGGCGACCCGATCGGAATCTACCGCAGTACAGACAAATGCAAGACCTTTGAACGCGTGAACGACGACATGCACCAGTTCGGCGGTCCGGGTAACGGAAACTTCGTGCAGGGCGACATGAACAACTTCGGCGTCGTCTACATGAGCACCGTGGGCCGTGGCACCATCGTGGGCGCTCCGGAAGGCACTGAATTTGTCGAAGTGACCCCGACCGGACTCAACACAGCTAAGATCAGCTTAGGCAAGGTAACGCTCACGCAGCAGAACAGAACCTTGCAGGTGAACGTCCCGAGCGAAAGCAAGCTCGAAGTTATCGCACTGAACGGCAAGACGCTCCTCACCGCAGACGTGAACGGCAACAGAAGCGTAAGCCTCAAGAAGCTCCCGACCGGCAAGTACATCGCAAAGGTTGTCGGTACTAACGGTAAGTTGCTCCTGAAAAAGGCTATTGCGATTAAATAA